Proteins co-encoded in one Chitinophagales bacterium genomic window:
- a CDS encoding glucoamylase family protein, with the protein MNPFSKTFLFLFFNVLLLITACKKDGGDTPKPTPDKLQITAARVGILNLQSNQTTENIEVGKPIVINFTHAIQLSSVLGGNFQLQSLAGEAIELTYFFLDNNKTISAQPKQELQTFTDYQVILNDKLKGENNETFDGITYNFKTLRPDLELQSITLNGADFNVNGRIIDIPQENIDIQFTFSHEVELASLKDKIRLIGGSHNVPLDLTTVETIPHTFKVNNLETLQHITAYKFFIFQSLASIEGNDFGGFDKEFYTAIDTTPKFPLISDEELLTLVQQQTFKYFWDFGHPVSGLTRERNTSGNTVTTGGSGFGLMAIVVGIERGFITRQEGIDRLEKIVNFLAQADRFHGVWSHWLHGSTGKVIPFSTNDDGGDLVETSFLAMGLLTVRQYLSDQNTQENTLKNDINQLWENIEWNWHTKGGENALYWHWSPNFAWEKNHKISGYNEALITYILAASSPTHSIDIEAYKQGWARNGNMQNGNLSYGITLPLGNNNLGGPLFFEQYTYLGINPQNLSDTYANYWEQTANHTLINRAYCIDNPKNYVGYGESCWGLTASDGNTGYSAHSPTNDRGVITPTAALSSFPYTPEKSMQALHHFYYVLGDKLWGQYGFYDAFNLTEGWYASSYLAIDQGPIVGMIENYRTGLLWDLFMSCPEVQNGLNKLGFNY; encoded by the coding sequence ATGAACCCTTTCTCCAAAACCTTTCTTTTTCTTTTCTTCAATGTATTGCTGCTGATTACCGCATGCAAAAAAGATGGTGGAGACACGCCAAAACCTACTCCCGACAAACTGCAGATTACCGCAGCAAGAGTTGGTATCCTCAATCTGCAATCCAATCAGACAACAGAAAACATTGAAGTCGGCAAACCCATTGTCATTAACTTCACCCATGCCATTCAACTATCATCGGTCTTAGGAGGAAATTTTCAACTGCAAAGCCTTGCAGGAGAAGCGATAGAATTGACCTACTTTTTTTTGGACAACAACAAAACCATCTCCGCCCAACCTAAACAAGAATTGCAGACTTTCACCGATTACCAAGTCATTCTCAACGATAAACTCAAAGGAGAAAACAACGAAACCTTCGATGGAATCACCTACAATTTCAAAACTTTGCGTCCAGATTTAGAACTGCAATCCATCACCCTCAATGGCGCAGACTTCAATGTAAACGGACGCATCATTGACATTCCACAAGAAAATATAGACATCCAATTCACCTTTTCACATGAAGTAGAATTGGCAAGCCTAAAAGATAAAATACGATTGATTGGCGGCAGTCATAATGTACCTCTCGACTTGACAACCGTTGAAACAATACCCCATACCTTCAAAGTCAACAATCTTGAAACATTGCAGCACATCACCGCCTACAAATTTTTCATCTTTCAAAGCCTCGCATCCATTGAAGGAAATGACTTTGGTGGATTTGACAAAGAATTTTATACTGCAATAGACACCACTCCAAAATTCCCCCTCATTTCAGATGAAGAACTTTTGACCTTAGTACAGCAGCAAACCTTTAAGTATTTTTGGGATTTTGGACATCCTGTAAGTGGATTAACAAGAGAGCGCAACACTTCTGGAAATACCGTCACAACAGGCGGTTCGGGATTTGGATTGATGGCAATTGTCGTCGGCATCGAAAGGGGATTCATCACCCGACAAGAAGGCATTGACCGCCTCGAAAAAATCGTCAATTTCTTAGCTCAAGCCGACCGATTTCACGGTGTATGGTCACATTGGCTACATGGCTCAACTGGAAAGGTCATTCCATTCAGCACCAATGATGATGGAGGAGATTTGGTCGAAACCTCATTTTTGGCAATGGGTCTGCTGACCGTTCGTCAATACCTCAGCGATCAAAACACCCAAGAAAATACTTTGAAAAACGACATCAATCAACTTTGGGAAAACATTGAATGGAATTGGCATACCAAAGGAGGAGAAAATGCTCTATATTGGCATTGGTCGCCCAACTTTGCATGGGAAAAAAACCACAAAATCAGTGGCTACAACGAAGCCTTGATTACCTACATTTTAGCTGCGTCTTCTCCCACACATTCCATTGATATTGAAGCCTACAAACAAGGATGGGCGAGAAACGGCAATATGCAGAACGGTAATTTATCTTATGGAATTACATTGCCATTGGGAAACAACAATTTGGGAGGGCCACTTTTCTTTGAACAATACACCTACTTAGGCATTAATCCTCAAAATCTCAGCGATACTTACGCCAACTATTGGGAACAAACCGCCAATCACACCCTCATCAATCGTGCGTACTGCATTGACAACCCCAAAAATTATGTGGGATATGGAGAATCTTGTTGGGGATTGACTGCAAGCGACGGAAATACAGGTTATTCGGCCCATTCGCCAACCAACGACAGAGGGGTAATCACGCCAACTGCGGCTTTATCCTCTTTTCCCTATACACCCGAAAAATCTATGCAAGCACTTCACCATTTTTACTATGTGTTGGGTGATAAACTGTGGGGACAATATGGTTTCTACGATGCATTCAATCTCACCGAAGGTTGGTATGCAAGTTCTTATCTGGCTATCGACCAAGGCCCCATTGTCGGAATGATTGAAAATTACCGCACAGGATTGTTGTGGGATTTGTTCATGTCCTGCCCCGAAGTACAAAATGGACTGAACAAATTGGGTTTTAACTATTGA
- a CDS encoding Ig-like domain-containing protein encodes MKSLKFYLLAIVAMGVLFNTGCQEDDPSPLNVLTINAAGTDLQSGTQTVIDLNGSSAATDVPLDATITITFDTDIDVATATSSNVSISSASGSVAATVTGSGKGITITPNAELARGTDYTLTLTSGLASSDGGGFTSTTRSFKSAGRSDVAPPKEADQLAYWNFNGNSNSSNNNYNGTDIAVTYGADRFGNQESAAFFDGDASIIEVANGDQFLKGGSFTLSYWVRVDSVDHVGGHFVMGIGDVYGFFIEVQGGLGGMKITQRYESADATLANDFFVNADGQDANNGGWIGVEFEKDLTPTNGLGSLLDQKWAHMVWVYDAGTNKRHVYINGQLIETDNLNSPPSPALNNITGVTFDDSDAGTDVIGKGLAFGFNHDIATTHWDNEPWGGYDFPDANHFKGGLDDVRIFSNAYSATDVDQLYNAEKP; translated from the coding sequence ATGAAATCATTAAAATTTTACCTATTGGCCATAGTTGCAATGGGTGTTTTATTTAACACAGGTTGTCAAGAAGATGACCCTTCTCCACTGAATGTACTAACTATCAATGCGGCTGGTACGGATCTTCAAAGTGGTACACAAACAGTAATAGACTTGAATGGAAGTTCTGCTGCAACAGATGTTCCTTTAGATGCAACCATTACCATTACTTTTGACACAGATATTGATGTTGCTACTGCAACCAGTTCCAATGTTAGCATCAGTTCTGCATCTGGTAGTGTTGCTGCTACAGTTACAGGTTCAGGTAAAGGAATTACCATTACACCCAATGCAGAATTGGCGAGAGGAACAGACTATACGCTTACTTTAACTTCAGGTTTAGCAAGTTCAGACGGTGGAGGTTTTACTTCTACAACCCGTAGTTTCAAATCCGCAGGACGTTCTGACGTTGCTCCTCCAAAAGAAGCAGACCAATTGGCATATTGGAACTTCAATGGTAACTCCAATTCTTCTAACAACAACTACAATGGTACAGACATTGCAGTAACTTATGGTGCAGACCGATTTGGAAACCAAGAAAGTGCGGCATTCTTTGATGGTGATGCGAGCATCATTGAAGTAGCCAATGGTGACCAATTTTTGAAAGGTGGAAGTTTTACTTTAAGTTATTGGGTACGAGTGGATTCTGTTGACCATGTTGGTGGACACTTTGTTATGGGAATTGGTGATGTTTATGGCTTTTTTATTGAAGTTCAAGGTGGTTTAGGTGGAATGAAAATCACTCAGAGATACGAAAGTGCAGATGCTACACTTGCCAACGATTTCTTTGTGAATGCAGACGGTCAAGATGCCAATAATGGCGGTTGGATTGGAGTCGAATTTGAAAAAGACCTTACTCCAACTAATGGTTTGGGTTCTTTACTTGATCAAAAATGGGCACACATGGTTTGGGTGTATGACGCAGGTACCAACAAGCGACACGTCTATATCAATGGTCAATTGATTGAAACTGACAACTTGAACAGCCCACCAAGTCCAGCTTTGAACAACATTACCGGTGTTACTTTTGATGACAGCGATGCAGGTACAGATGTCATTGGAAAAGGGTTGGCTTTCGGATTTAACCACGACATTGCCACCACTCACTGGGACAATGAACCTTGGGGTGGATACGATTTTCCTGATGCCAATCACTTCAAAGGTGGTTTGGACGATGTGCGTATTTTCAGCAATGCTTATTCTGCAACAGATGTAGATCAGTTGTACAATGCTGAAAAACCATAA
- a CDS encoding RagB/SusD family nutrient uptake outer membrane protein: MKKITIYLFIFLAAISNYQCSEDFLDKGLLSEVEETDFMTSESDAILATNAAYNVLRDWRYHGGYPILDIMSDDARKGSNPTDAIQIQAFENFSYTPSEGAVTNWFTTLYLAAKRCNLVVERAPDIDMDETLKNRLIGEARFIRALTYFNLVRLYGGVPIITTINPERKVARNTAEEVYNLIKEDLLFAAENLPEKSQYDSEDMGRSTRGAAKALLTKVYLYQKDFVNAEKYAIEVINSGQYSLEPNFERVFSKDGEFGSGSIFEIGARPEDFQNGGHQYGNTQGFRSNPNRGWGFNRPSWNLITFFEEGDPRLDATIIYIGETLDGITMGNDSATPDTTYADTAKTKILEIECYNQKVWIPGTGPLESWDHNVRVLRLADVMLMAAEAMNENGKTAEALTYVNKIRERARGGNNNILPDITSTSQSDVRDAILHERRAEMAMEQNRFFDLVRTGRAAEILGPLGFVAGKHDLFPIPQSEIDLSEGLLTQNPNW, translated from the coding sequence ATGAAAAAAATTACGATATACTTATTCATCTTCCTTGCAGCAATCAGCAACTACCAATGCTCCGAAGACTTTTTAGACAAAGGATTGCTTTCTGAAGTCGAAGAAACCGATTTTATGACAAGCGAATCCGATGCCATCTTAGCCACCAATGCAGCCTACAATGTACTGCGAGATTGGAGGTATCATGGAGGATATCCGATTTTGGACATCATGTCAGACGATGCTAGGAAGGGTAGCAACCCAACAGATGCTATTCAAATTCAAGCATTTGAAAATTTTTCTTACACACCCAGCGAAGGAGCAGTAACGAATTGGTTTACGACCCTTTATTTAGCGGCCAAACGCTGCAATTTGGTGGTCGAACGTGCTCCTGATATAGATATGGATGAAACATTAAAAAACAGATTAATTGGCGAAGCACGATTTATCAGAGCACTCACCTACTTCAATTTGGTTCGATTGTATGGCGGTGTTCCCATCATTACAACCATCAACCCCGAAAGAAAAGTAGCCCGTAACACTGCCGAAGAAGTCTACAACCTCATCAAAGAAGACTTGCTTTTTGCAGCTGAAAACCTGCCCGAAAAAAGCCAATACGACTCCGAAGATATGGGAAGATCTACACGAGGAGCAGCCAAAGCATTGCTTACGAAGGTGTATTTATACCAAAAAGATTTTGTCAATGCCGAAAAATACGCAATTGAAGTCATCAACTCAGGTCAATATTCCCTTGAACCCAATTTTGAACGAGTATTTTCCAAAGATGGTGAATTCGGTTCAGGTTCTATTTTTGAAATTGGCGCACGTCCCGAAGACTTTCAAAATGGCGGACACCAATATGGCAATACGCAAGGGTTTAGAAGTAATCCCAACAGAGGATGGGGCTTCAATCGTCCATCTTGGAATTTAATCACTTTCTTTGAAGAAGGCGACCCTAGACTCGATGCAACAATCATTTATATAGGCGAAACCTTGGATGGTATTACGATGGGCAACGATTCAGCTACCCCTGATACAACTTATGCAGATACAGCCAAAACAAAAATCCTCGAGATTGAATGTTACAACCAGAAAGTATGGATTCCAGGCACAGGCCCTTTGGAATCTTGGGACCACAATGTGCGGGTGCTTAGGTTGGCGGATGTTATGTTGATGGCAGCCGAAGCCATGAATGAAAACGGTAAAACTGCCGAGGCTTTGACTTATGTAAACAAAATCCGAGAACGTGCAAGAGGTGGAAACAACAACATTTTGCCTGATATCACTTCAACAAGTCAATCTGATGTGCGAGATGCAATACTACACGAAAGACGGGCAGAAATGGCAATGGAACAAAACCGATTTTTTGACTTAGTTCGTACAGGACGAGCCGCAGAAATTTTAGGGCCATTAGGATTTGTAGCAGGAAAACACGATTTATTCCCTATTCCTCAAAGCGAAATTGACTTGTCAGAAGGATTGCTCACACAAAATCCCAATTGGTAA
- a CDS encoding TonB-dependent receptor translates to MGNYKPLLLLKFVVLVTCLICFYSSSIYAQRTVTGQITGSDTNEPLPGVNVVIKGAAKGTVTDFDGNFTLSVNVGENILVFSFIGYKPQELDISGQSVINVQLAIDAEQLDEVVVVGYGTMRKSDLTGSVYSVKGEDLVKVPDANVIQGLQGKVPGVQVSSVSGNPGENPVIRIRGVSTFLAGASPVFVVDGVILNDIGFLNNNDIESIEVLKDASSTAIYGTRGANGVIIITTKKGAKGRPVINVGSTYSLEYVPNTIDLLDSRELAQIVNLIQPGRFNNIDILPNTDWQNLIFEDNAPIQKYDLSISGADDKFAYYLGGSYYDQQGILSKSDYQRLSLKLNSSFKASSFITLGTNLTFSKEDKTNPPGVVAAAYRAWPTSEPFDADGNFLEIDGAGNPLATIEYSNDSFDRYRAVGNLYADVNFLKDFTFRTSYQTDLLYFKQTIFSPVFFVSPTQQNEINDLTKTTKDESTWIWENTLRYDKTLENHRFDVLVGYTSQETSKDETRNTVEDLIREDPEFWYISAGDATTLDATTSLENYSYISYLFRLNYVLNDKYLFTGTFRRDGSSKFGPNNRYGNFPSLALGWRLSEEPFLAESGFSTLKLRGSWGINGNDRIPYQARFSRVNNNDLEAVFGFDEELFPGATLTDAGNPDLQWENTETFDVGLDFGLFDNKLTGEIEYYNKQTNKVLVPLLLPAHFGNGAFRRVNFNAADVNNSGLEFYINWKEKRGNFNYSLGFLGSTVKNEVTDVGAADEFIQDGNLNNGQLITRTEKGLAVGTFFGYKVAGVFQNEGELTSFPRLSGQDVGDFRYEDINNDGVINADDRTVIGSYIPDFMMGVNLQFGYKNFELLVDIQGQFGNEIYNGKRAVRPELYNYEASILDRWTGEGTSNTDPRLTTGGGNYTPSDWFIEDGSFVRLRSIALNYTLPASLSEKLHLQRGTLFVRGTNLYTMTDFTGYSPEIASQNVLSSGIDLGTYPVTAVYSAGINLTF, encoded by the coding sequence ATGGGAAACTATAAACCTTTACTCTTACTCAAATTTGTCGTTTTAGTTACTTGTTTAATCTGTTTTTACTCCTCTTCAATTTATGCCCAACGAACCGTCACAGGTCAAATCACAGGAAGTGATACCAATGAACCACTTCCTGGTGTGAATGTGGTGATAAAAGGTGCTGCGAAAGGGACGGTTACTGACTTTGATGGAAATTTTACACTGAGTGTAAATGTTGGTGAAAATATCCTTGTTTTTTCCTTCATTGGCTATAAACCACAGGAACTAGACATTAGTGGGCAATCGGTTATCAATGTTCAATTGGCAATAGATGCTGAGCAATTGGATGAAGTCGTGGTAGTTGGTTATGGCACCATGCGAAAAAGTGACCTGACAGGGTCGGTCTATTCCGTCAAAGGAGAAGACTTGGTGAAAGTACCCGATGCCAATGTCATTCAAGGACTTCAAGGAAAAGTTCCCGGCGTACAAGTCAGCAGTGTTTCGGGAAACCCCGGTGAAAATCCAGTGATTCGCATTCGAGGAGTGTCAACTTTTTTGGCTGGAGCATCTCCTGTTTTTGTCGTAGATGGAGTAATCCTAAACGACATTGGTTTTCTCAATAACAACGACATCGAATCCATTGAAGTGCTTAAAGATGCTTCTTCAACAGCCATTTATGGAACAAGGGGTGCAAATGGAGTAATTATCATTACCACCAAAAAAGGCGCAAAAGGCAGACCTGTCATCAATGTTGGCAGCACTTACAGTTTAGAATATGTGCCGAATACCATAGATTTATTGGATAGCAGAGAGTTGGCACAAATTGTCAATCTGATTCAGCCAGGACGCTTCAACAATATAGACATCCTTCCAAATACCGATTGGCAAAACCTTATCTTTGAGGACAATGCGCCTATCCAAAAATACGATTTGTCTATTTCGGGTGCAGACGACAAATTTGCCTATTATTTGGGCGGAAGTTACTATGACCAACAAGGAATTCTCTCCAAATCTGACTACCAACGCCTTTCATTGAAGCTCAACAGTAGCTTTAAAGCCAGTAGTTTCATCACCTTAGGAACCAATCTCACCTTTTCAAAAGAAGACAAAACTAATCCTCCTGGTGTAGTTGCAGCCGCATATCGTGCTTGGCCAACCTCCGAGCCATTCGATGCAGATGGAAATTTTTTAGAGATTGATGGGGCAGGTAATCCATTGGCAACCATCGAATATTCCAATGATTCGTTTGATCGATATAGGGCTGTGGGGAACTTATATGCAGATGTGAATTTCCTAAAAGACTTCACTTTCCGTACCAGTTATCAAACAGATTTGCTCTACTTCAAACAGACCATCTTTTCGCCTGTGTTCTTCGTTTCGCCTACTCAACAAAACGAAATCAACGACTTGACGAAAACCACCAAAGACGAATCTACATGGATTTGGGAAAACACCTTGCGATATGACAAAACATTGGAGAACCACCGCTTTGACGTACTCGTAGGCTACACTTCTCAAGAAACCAGCAAAGACGAAACTCGAAATACGGTGGAGGATCTCATCAGAGAGGACCCAGAATTTTGGTATATCAGCGCAGGAGACGCAACAACACTTGATGCAACAACCTCTCTGGAAAACTATTCTTACATTTCCTATCTTTTTCGATTGAATTATGTCTTGAATGACAAGTATTTATTTACAGGAACTTTTCGTCGTGACGGTTCTTCCAAGTTTGGGCCTAACAACCGTTATGGAAATTTCCCTTCTTTGGCTTTGGGATGGCGCTTGTCAGAAGAACCTTTTTTAGCAGAATCAGGATTTAGCACATTGAAATTAAGAGGAAGTTGGGGAATCAATGGCAATGACAGAATACCTTATCAAGCACGGTTTTCGAGAGTGAATAACAACGATTTGGAGGCAGTCTTTGGTTTTGACGAAGAGCTTTTTCCCGGGGCTACGCTAACCGATGCGGGCAATCCAGATTTGCAGTGGGAAAATACCGAAACCTTCGATGTGGGTTTAGACTTTGGATTGTTTGACAACAAATTGACAGGAGAAATTGAATATTACAACAAACAAACCAACAAAGTACTCGTGCCACTTTTACTACCTGCCCATTTTGGCAATGGCGCATTTCGCAGGGTGAACTTCAATGCTGCCGATGTCAACAATTCGGGCTTAGAATTTTATATCAATTGGAAAGAAAAACGAGGCAACTTCAATTACAGTCTGGGCTTTTTGGGTTCTACCGTAAAAAATGAAGTAACAGATGTAGGTGCTGCAGACGAATTCATACAAGACGGAAACCTAAACAATGGACAATTGATTACCCGCACCGAAAAAGGCCTGGCAGTAGGAACTTTCTTTGGCTACAAAGTAGCAGGTGTATTTCAAAACGAAGGCGAATTGACCTCTTTCCCAAGATTATCAGGTCAAGATGTAGGTGATTTTCGTTACGAAGACATCAACAACGATGGTGTCATTAATGCAGACGATAGAACCGTTATTGGGTCTTATATTCCCGATTTTATGATGGGCGTGAATCTGCAATTTGGCTACAAAAACTTTGAATTGCTGGTAGACATTCAAGGACAATTTGGCAACGAAATCTATAACGGAAAACGTGCTGTCCGTCCCGAACTTTACAACTACGAAGCCTCCATTCTTGACCGATGGACAGGTGAAGGCACGAGCAATACCGACCCCCGATTGACCACAGGTGGTGGAAATTACACCCCTTCAGATTGGTTCATTGAAGATGGTTCTTTTGTACGTCTTAGAAGTATCGCATTGAATTACACCTTACCTGCCTCTCTCAGCGAAAAGCTGCACCTCCAAAGAGGAACTCTTTTTGTGAGAGGTACCAACCTTTACACCATGACCGATTTTACGGGTTACAGTCCCGAAATCGCCAGTCAAAATGTGTTGTCATCTGGTATAGACTTAGGAACATATCCCGTAACGGCCGTATATTCTGCGGGAATTAATTTAACTTTTTAA